From the Lathyrus oleraceus cultivar Zhongwan6 chromosome 4, CAAS_Psat_ZW6_1.0, whole genome shotgun sequence genome, one window contains:
- the LOC127136961 gene encoding uncharacterized protein LOC127136961, translating to MYLTVLEDSMGCVLEQHDESGRKEHAIYYLGKKFTNCESRYSLLENTCCALAWAVKRLRQYMVTHTTLLISKMDPIKYIFEKPALTGRAARWQMALTEYDIQLVTQKAINGSVLSDYFAHHPIEDYQPMKFDFLDEDILIIRECNISGPEEGPESGSRWMLAFDGASNARGHGVGAIITSPIGFHLPFTARLCFDCTKNMVEYEACIFGIKATIDLRIKILEVYGDLALVIS from the coding sequence ATGTATTTGACAGTCCTAGAGGATTCTATGGGTTGCGTGTTAGAACAGCACGACGAATCAGGTAGAAAggaacatgccatctactatcttggcaagaagttcactaattgtgAATCAAGGTACTCTTTGCTAGAAAATACTTGTTGCGCCCTCGCTTGGGCTGTCAAACGATTAAGGCAGTACATGGTGACACATACCACTCTATTGATCTCCAAAATGGACCCAATtaagtacatctttgagaaacctgctctaACCGGAAGGGCCGCCCGTTGGCAGATGGCCTTGACTGAATACGACATTCAACTTGTCACCCAAAAGGCCATCAATGGAAGTGTTCTGTCTGATTACTTTGCCCACCATCCGATAGAAGACTACCAACCAATGAAATTCGACTTCCTGGACGAGGACATCCTAATCATAAGAGAGTGCAATATTTCAGGCCCCGAGGAAGGCCCCGAATCGGGGTCGCGATGGATGCTCGCGTTTGATGGTGCTTCCAATGCACGAGGCCATGGAGTAGGTGCCATCATTACATCACCGATAGGATTTCATCTTCCATTTACCGCAAGATTATGCTTCGACTGTACCAAAAATATGGTAGAGTACGAGGCATGTATCTTCGGTATAAAAGCGACAATCGACTTGAGAATCAAGATACTTGAGGTTTACGGGGACTTAGCTCTCGTTATTAGCTAG